In Lineus longissimus chromosome 9, tnLinLong1.2, whole genome shotgun sequence, one genomic interval encodes:
- the LOC135494141 gene encoding uncharacterized protein LOC135494141 isoform X2, with protein MQSSGSDRTASAHPSTPAVWLKEGHSLRGRDMFPVAARLVHPDEVDPENFASLSRRYPLTSYSFDDLGSEFKKLTGYDITKAPEAAAGAPPNVEQGADNNNVPAPHADNEDPAVRLKLLEGEVKRIRQTQEGTSVQTALSQSRFQPDRWELNTGFDPLKATSERRSPRRTECRGSVPSLSSPTVLLLKVWDVKGQKLARLS; from the exons ATGCAGTCCTCAGGCTCGGATCGTACTGCTTCGGCCCACCCCTCTACACCGGCGGTATGGTTGAAGGAGGGACACTCCCTACGTGGCAGAGACATGTTCCCGGTCGCCGCGCGCTTAGTTCATCCGGACGAGGTGGATCCAGAGAATTTCGCCAGTCTGTCAAGAAGATACCCTCTTACATCGTATTCTTTCGACGACCTGGGCAGTGAATTCAAAAAGCTTACTGGGTATGACATTACG AAAGCCCCAGAAGCCGCTGCAGGGGCACCCCCCAACGTGGAGCAGGGAGCTGACAATAACAATGTCCCGGCGCCTCACGCTGATAATGAGGATCCAGCAGTACGTCTAAAACTCCTAGAAGGGGAGGTCAAGCGCATAAGACAGACGCAAGAAGGCACATCAGTCCAAACAGCCCTCTCTCAG TCGAGGTTCCAACCCGACAGATGGGAACTCAACACCGGATTCGATCCTCTAAAAGCTACTTCCGAACGTAGGTCACCAAGGCGGACCGAGTGTCGGGGTTCGGTGCCCTCTCTCTCTTCGCCCACTGTGCTGTTACTAAAAGTTTGGGATGTCAAAGGTCAAAAACTGGCAAGACTGTCTTGA
- the LOC135494141 gene encoding uncharacterized protein LOC135494141 isoform X1, which yields MQSSGSDRTASAHPSTPAVWLKEGHSLRGRDMFPVAARLVHPDEVDPENFASLSRRYPLTSYSFDDLGSEFKKLTGYDITAVLGMAQMDDSICNRSLTVHHAVLQANLTGAPAGQTLQACQAKEKGQKRKAPEAAAGAPPNVEQGADNNNVPAPHADNEDPAVRLKLLEGEVKRIRQTQEGTSVQTALSQSRFQPDRWELNTGFDPLKATSERRSPRRTECRGSVPSLSSPTVLLLKVWDVKGQKLARLS from the exons ATGCAGTCCTCAGGCTCGGATCGTACTGCTTCGGCCCACCCCTCTACACCGGCGGTATGGTTGAAGGAGGGACACTCCCTACGTGGCAGAGACATGTTCCCGGTCGCCGCGCGCTTAGTTCATCCGGACGAGGTGGATCCAGAGAATTTCGCCAGTCTGTCAAGAAGATACCCTCTTACATCGTATTCTTTCGACGACCTGGGCAGTGAATTCAAAAAGCTTACTGGGTATGACATTACG GCGGTCCTGGGCATGGCACAGATGGATGACAGCATTTGCAACCGAAGCCTAACAGTCCACCATGCAGTGCTACAGGCAAACTTGACAGGAGCCCCTGCGGGCCAAACCCTTCAGGCATGTCAGGCTAAGGAGAAAGGCCAGAAGAGG AAAGCCCCAGAAGCCGCTGCAGGGGCACCCCCCAACGTGGAGCAGGGAGCTGACAATAACAATGTCCCGGCGCCTCACGCTGATAATGAGGATCCAGCAGTACGTCTAAAACTCCTAGAAGGGGAGGTCAAGCGCATAAGACAGACGCAAGAAGGCACATCAGTCCAAACAGCCCTCTCTCAG TCGAGGTTCCAACCCGACAGATGGGAACTCAACACCGGATTCGATCCTCTAAAAGCTACTTCCGAACGTAGGTCACCAAGGCGGACCGAGTGTCGGGGTTCGGTGCCCTCTCTCTCTTCGCCCACTGTGCTGTTACTAAAAGTTTGGGATGTCAAAGGTCAAAAACTGGCAAGACTGTCTTGA